The following coding sequences are from one Egicoccus sp. AB-alg6-2 window:
- a CDS encoding ABC transporter permease codes for MSAPGTLDEQAPVDEQVALEPAADGTGGAGRRRLLGYLWTPLLVGASWLAFYLWLDQRELGSIERRSLTWGNVRTAFLQHLDISLWATFWVIVLAVPVGIALTRPWAKRFAGPVVTVANVGQGIPSLGTIVLAFLIVSRSGRNAAIIGLVAYSFLPILRGTMVGLQQVQRDVIKAARGMGMSKGQVLRQIELPLSVPVVLTGVRTSLVLTVSSAPLAAFIGAGTLGAFITSGFALTRPTLIYTGSILAAGLALLADWAGGIVEDVLRPKGL; via the coding sequence ATGAGCGCACCGGGAACGCTCGACGAGCAGGCCCCGGTCGACGAGCAGGTCGCGCTCGAGCCGGCGGCGGACGGCACCGGCGGCGCCGGGCGCCGGCGCCTGCTCGGCTACCTGTGGACGCCGCTGCTCGTCGGGGCGAGTTGGCTCGCGTTCTACCTCTGGCTCGACCAGCGCGAACTCGGCAGCATCGAGCGCCGGTCGCTGACCTGGGGCAACGTGCGGACGGCCTTCCTGCAGCACCTCGACATCTCGCTGTGGGCGACGTTCTGGGTCATCGTGCTCGCCGTGCCCGTCGGCATCGCCCTCACACGTCCCTGGGCGAAGCGCTTCGCCGGACCGGTCGTGACCGTCGCCAACGTCGGTCAGGGGATCCCGTCCCTGGGCACGATCGTGCTCGCCTTCCTCATCGTGAGCAGGTCGGGTCGCAACGCGGCCATCATCGGACTGGTCGCCTACTCGTTCCTCCCCATCCTGCGCGGCACGATGGTCGGCCTGCAACAGGTGCAGCGCGACGTGATCAAGGCCGCGCGCGGCATGGGGATGAGCAAGGGCCAGGTGCTGCGGCAGATCGAACTGCCGCTGAGCGTTCCCGTCGTCCTCACCGGCGTGCGCACCTCACTGGTCCTCACCGTCAGCTCGGCGCCGCTGGCCGCCTTCATCGGGGCGGGGACGCTCGGCGCCTTCATCACCAGCGGGTTCGCCCTGACGCGCCCGACCCTGATCTACACCGGCAGCATCCTCGCCGCCGGTCTCGCCCTCCTCGCCGACTGGGCCGGCGGCATCGTCGAGGACGTGCTGCGCCCCAAGGGCCTGTGA